One part of the Aspergillus luchuensis IFO 4308 DNA, chromosome 5, nearly complete sequence genome encodes these proteins:
- a CDS encoding uncharacterized protein (COG:S;~EggNog:ENOG410PHD3;~TransMembrane:4 (o6-25i32-51o57-73i186-211o)), whose translation MPLNPFLSIALQTAVVVTTLGFTPAPSSMRPGALVVVALCTGHCISTALGYFVRTPWASLAGGYSVMLLLHYIDIGLLTRWEFVDPSAAKSPEPLNSTWVARVRFGIWAAFNARCIGTPEQVNHVPEAITCDRAAFLRRSAGIILLSYLGLDVLGSMGDPEVGSRFLVASRVPLFRRISKISAEEIVIRVVSGIAAGIGLLASQGGFYYLFAFTSVLARWSKPQDWPPLYGTLSDAYSLRRLWR comes from the coding sequence ATGCCCTTGAATCCTTTCTTATCAATTGCCCTTCAAACTGCCGTGGTGGTGACCACACTGGGCTTCACCCCGGCCCCGTCAAGCATGAGGCCTGGCGCATTGGTGGTTGTCGCACTATGTACTGGCCATTGTATCTCCACTGCATTGGGATACTTCGTTCGGACACCATGGGCCAGCCTGGCAGGTGGTTATTCGGTCATGTTACTGCTTCATTATATCGACATAGGTTTGTTGACGCGGTGGGAATTTGTTGACCCCTCCGCGGCGAAATCGCCCGAGCCGCTAAATTCAACCTGGGTGGCCCGTGTACGGTTTGGTATCTGGGCGGCCTTCAATGCGCGATGCATTGGAACGCCTGAGCAAGTGAACCATGTTCCTGAGGCGATCACCTGCGACCGAGCCGCATTTCTCCGTCGATCTGCGGGAATTATCCTCCTCAGTTACCTGGGCCTCGATGTGCTCGGCTCGATGGGCGATCCTGAAGTGGGATCTCGCTTCCTCGTTGCATCTCGTGTGCCGTTGTTTCGGAGGATCTCCAAAATCAGTGCGGAAGAGATTGTCATTCGAGTCGTTTCAGGCATTGCAGCTGGCATAGGCTTATTGGCCAGTCAGGGTGGTTTCTATTATCTCTTCGCATTCACCAGCGTTCTTGCGAGGTGGAGTAAACCGCAGGACTGGCCTCCTTTGTACGGAACCTTGTCGGATGCGTATAGTCTGCGAAGACTGTGGAGGTAA